A single genomic interval of Theropithecus gelada isolate Dixy chromosome 16, Tgel_1.0, whole genome shotgun sequence harbors:
- the GNGT2 gene encoding guanine nucleotide-binding protein G(I)/G(S)/G(O) subunit gamma-T2 has product MAQDLSEKDLLKMEVEQLKKEVKNTRIPISKAGKEIKEYVEAQAGNDPFLKGIPEDKNPFKEKGGCLIS; this is encoded by the exons ATGGCCCAGGATCTCAGCGAGAAGGATCTGTTGAAGATGGAGGTGGAGCAGCTAAAGAAGGAAGTGAAAAACACAAGAATTCCG ATTTCCAAAGCGGGAAAGGAAATCAAGGAGTATGTGGAGGCCCAAGCAGGAAACGACCCTTTTCTCAAAGGGATCCCTGAGGACAAGAATCCCTTCAAAGAGAAAGGCGGCTGTCTGATAAGCTGA